Sequence from the Kineosporia succinea genome:
CGAGTCGTCGCCCTGGTCGGCCCCGGCGTTGAGGCGACCGCCGCACTGGTCCGGGTCGACGGGGTTCTTCGAGCCGTTCGGGGTGGTGTCGCTGTCGTCCGAGCTGGTGGACGAGCGTCGGCCGCCGGTCGAGGAGTCGTCGAGGAGGGCGTTCCAGACCACGCCCGCGGCCACCAGCGCGACCACGGCGACCGCGGCCAGGAGCAGGGCGGAGCGCCCAGGGCCCCCGTTGCGGGCACCGTTCGAGCCTGCCGGACCGCCTGGGCTCCTCGAGCCGCTGAGGCCACTCGGGCCTGAGCCCCAGCCCGAGGTCGCCTGCGGGCCGTGGGGGTTCCAGCCCTGGCCGCCCGGCTGCGGGGTGTGGGGTGCTTGCCCGTTCGAGGCCGATGGAGGCTGCGGGGCCCAGGTGCCCCAGCCCTGGTGATTCTGAGGGGCTTGCGGACGCGTCGGCACCGGTGCGTTGTGCACCTGGCCCCCGCTGTGCGCCTGACTGTTGCGCATCTGGCCGCTGTGCCCCTGCCCGCCGTTCGGCCGACCACCGAGAGCCTGGCCGTTGCGGGGCTGGCCGTTGTGAAACGAGCCGTTGTGAAGCTGGCCGGCGGAGGGCTGGCTGCCGGAGACCTGACCGCCGGAGACCTGGCCGCCGGAGACCTGGCCGCCGGAGACCTGGCCGCCGGAGACCTGGCCGCCGGAGACCTGGCTGTGTCCCGGCCCGGCGGAAGGGTTCTGAGCCGGTTGCCAGGACGACTGCGACGGGTTCGGCCGAGCGCTCTGCGGCGGAGGATAGGCAGCGGGCCGGGGGTTCCAGCCCGATGACTGACCCGATCCCGGCTGCGACGCCGGGCCGGACCTCCCCGGCTGCCCCGGCTGCCCCGGCTGCCCCGGCTGCCCCGGCTGCCCCGGCTGCCCCGGCTGCCCCGGCTGCCCCGTCTGCCCCGGCTGCCCCGGCTGCCCCGCCTGCCCCGCCTGCCCGGGCTGCCCCGCCTGCCCGGGCCGCCCGGACTGCGACGAGTTCCCCCGCCCCGCAGGCTGACCCGACCCCGCTGACGACGAAGCGCTCGGCGTGTAGGTGCCCCAGACCGGCGCGTCCGCCGAGCCGGACCCCGGCACCGGCCCCGACGAACCCGGCGGCATCCCCGGGCTCACCGGCCCGGTCGTCCCGGTGCGGGCCGCACCGCGCACACCACCCGAAACTCCCGAAGCCGCCCCCGAAGCCACCCCCGGAACCGACCCTCGAACGGACCCTCGAACCGACCCGGAACCCGTCCCTGAACCTGACCCGGAACCCGCTCCCGAACCCGCACCTGCCCCCGCGAACCCGGCCGACGCGTTTCCACCCGAGAACCCGGGGTGGGACGGGAGACCGGGGTGGGCCGACGCGTCCTCCAGCGACGACTCGACCCGGGTCTCACCGAGCGACGACCGGTGCACCATCGTGAGCCGCGCGTCCGGAGCCGAAACCGTGCGCCCGTCGGGATGATTCACGGTCGGGCCGGTCGACGACGCCTCGACCAGCTGGGTGGCCTCGGCCAGCACGACCGTGGAGTTCTCGGCGTTGGCCGGGTCGGCGGGCCGGCCCAGCAGCATCGACAGCGACTGCTGCGCCGAGGGCCGGAAGGCCGGGTCCTTGCTGAAGCACCGGCGCAGCACCGACAGCAGCTCCGGCGGGACCCCGGTGAGATCCGGCTCCTCGTTGGCGATCTTGTTGATGGCGGCCATCATGTGCGGCGCCTCGAACGGCGCCCGGCCGGTGGCGGCGAAGACCATCACGGAACCCCAGGCGAACATGTCCGTCGCCGGGCCGACACGCTCGGCGCGCAGCTGTTCCGGGGACATGTAGGCCGGGGTGCCGAAGAGCTTGCTGACCTTGGTGGTGTCTTGCGAAAGGTCGCGCGCGATGCCGAAGTCGATGACCCGCGGGCCCTCCGGCGACATCATCACGTTGGCCGGCTTCAGGTCACGGTGCACCACACCGGCCTGGTGGATCGCCGCGAGGGCGGTGGAGGTACCGATGGCCAGGCGCTGCAGACGAGTGCCGGTGAGAGGGCCGCGCTCGGCGATGTACTGCTGCAGCGACGGGCCCTCGATGAACTCGCTGATGACGTACGGCGACGGGCCGTCCATCTCGTAGGCGAGGATCTGCGCGGTGCAGAAGGGCGCCACCCGGCGGGCGGCGACGACCTCCTTGGCGAACTGCTCGCGCGAGCGGTCGTCTTCGACGCGCAGCATCTTCACCGCGGCGAGCTCACCGTCAGGGGAAACACCCAGGTAGACCACGCCCTGGCCGCCGGCCCCGAGGCGGCCGGTGAGCCGGTACCCGGCCACCTGCTCGGGGTCTGCGGCAAGCAGGGGAGCGACGTCAGGCACCGTTGCAGTCTGCCACCCGAAGCGCGCGATTCAGTAGCACTCAGGGTGAACAGGCATGCTTGGGCCGGTTGATATCACTCTGCGCTGAACGAATGTCACTGTCGGGTGAGCTCGGCGGTGGCCTGGTTCGCCGGCTGGGTCTCGTCCTGCCAGGCGAACTGCACGGTGTCGTCGTCGACGCGCACCAGGGCGACGTCACCGGAGCCCGCGCACTGCCCCCAGTCGTCCTGCTGCGTGGTGGCGGTCATCCGCAGCGAGTCGCCGAGGCCGGAGACGTCGCCGAGGCTCGCCTCGCAGCCCAGCTCGGCGATCGACATCCGGCCCGAGTTCTGCCCCGCGGTCAGGGTGAGGGTCACGGTCCAGGTCTTGACGCGTCCGTTCGGCTGGGTGGCGGTGCCGATCCAGCTGCCCGTGCTCCAGTCGGGCAGGAGGGCGCTCGCGCCCGGTCCGGGGTCCTGCCCGGCGCCCGATTCCCCCTGCCCGGCCGGGACATCGCCGGTCTGGTCGCCGGTCTGGTCGCCGTCGAGAAGGCCCCGCAGGGCCAGGCCCCCGCCCGTCACCAGCAGGATGGCGATCAGGATCACGGCCGGCACCAGACGCAGCGAGCTGCCGAACGCCGTCGCCGGACCAGGATCCCGGGTGATCTGCTGCTGGGTCGGCAGCTCGGGTTTGGCCGAGAGGCGGCCGGTCTCGGGGGTGCCGTAGATCGGTGCGTCGAGCCCGCCGGGCTTGGTGCGCGGAGTTCGCGGGGTGGCCTGCGGGGTGCCCGAGGGCTTGGTGCTCACCGTTGCCTGCGTCGATTGCGGACGTTCCGGCCCCTTGGTCCCCTCACCTCCCCTTGAGGAGGCCTCGGGTCGAGCGAGTGCGGCGGGCTTGGGCCGGGTGCCCTTGGGCTGGGTGCCTTCGGGGTGGGCGCCCTTGGGTTGGGCGGGTTGGGCGGGTTGGGCGGAGGCGCGGGCGGGCGGGGTGGCCTTGGGCTGGACGGTTTGGGAAGGGGTGCCCTTGGGCGAGGTCGTCTTGGGCGAGGCCGTCTTGGGCGGGCTGGTTCGGGACGCGGTGTCCGTCAGCGGCAGGGGACGCGAGTAGCCCATTCCGGTCTCGACGGTGGGGGCGGTCTCGGGGCCGGAGTCCGGGGCCGGAGTCGCGCGCGCGGCCGAGGCCTCGGTCGGCGGTGCAGCGGCCGATGCAGCGCCGGTTGACGCAGCACCGGACGACCCCGCGCCGGTTGACGACGGCTTGGCCCCCGACGCGTCCGCCCTTCGCATCACCGGGGTCGGCACGGTGTCGTCGTCGAGATTGGCCGCGCGCCCCACCTCGACCGCGCTGCCCGCCGATGTCCTCGCCGGAGCTCCGGGCGCGTTCTCGCCGTCCGCCGCCCCCGGGGCCGCAGGTCGCCCGGTGCCCCCGGCCGCGTCCTCGGCAGAAGCGCCGGCCGCATCCCTCACCGAACCGGCAGCGCCCTCGGCGTCTTCGGCGGGCCTTACGGCGGAACCCTCGCCCACCTCCCCGGCGTCACTTCCCCCCGTGCCCTCCGCCGCGCCTCCGGCCGCCTTCGGCCGCGAGCCACCACCGAGACCACCGGGCCCGTCGTCGCCCTTCACCCCGGCCGACGTCCCGGCCGTCAGTCCACCTCCCGCGGACGCCCCGGCCGATGCTCCCCCGCCAACCGCGCTCGTCCGGGCAATCCGACTGCCCTCCGCGAGCACGGCGGTCGGGTTGGCCACGTCACGTGAGGGGGTCGGGCGGCCGAGCAGCATCGCCAGGGTCTGCTGGGCGGTCGGGCGCTGTTTCGCGTCCTTGGTCAGGCATTGGCGCAGCACGTCGACGAGCGAGTCGGGCACCGCGTCGAGGTTCGGCTCCATCGTGGTGATCCGGTGCACCACGGCCATCATGTGCCCGGAGTCGAACGGGGCCCGGCCGGTGGCGGCGAACGCGATCACCGAGGCCCAGGCGAACATGTCGGTCTGCGGGCTCACCCGTTCGTTGCGGATCTGCTCGGGCGCCATGTACGCGGGCGTGCCGAAAATCCGGCTGGTGACCGTGGTCTCGCTGGACATGTCGCGGGCGATGCCGAAGTCGATCACCCGTGGGCCGTCGGGCGAGACCATCACGTTGGCGGGCTTGAAGTCACGGTGCACCACGCCGGCCTGATGGATGGCGGCGAGTGCGGTGACCGTGCCGATCGCGAGCCGCTCGAGCTTGGTGCCGGAGACCGGGCCGTCGTCGCGCACGAGCCGTTGCAGCGACGGGCCTTCGATGAACTCGCTCACCACGTGCGGAATTTCGCCCTCGAGCTCGAACGAGATGATGCGCGCGGTGCAGAACGGCGCGACCCTCCGCGCGGCGCTGACCTCCTTGGCGAACCGCCGCCGGGCCTGCTTGTCCTCGACCTGGCGCAGCTGCTTGATGGCGACCTTCCCGCCGTCGTCGCCGACCGCGAGGAACACGACGCCCTGCCCGCCCTGCCCGAGGCGTCGCACGATGCGGTAGCCCGCGACCTCTGCGGGGTCGCCGGTGCGAAGCTCGGTCGCGTCAGGCATGGCGGCCATAGTGCCAGTCCGCACTGACCAACCCCCAGAAATCGCCACATTGTGATCCGTGAATCACGATGGGTCAGTACGGGACCTGACCGAGCCGGGTCAGGGAGAACCCTGATGCTCACGCGCGATTACCCGTGGTTGACTCGTGACGGAGGCCGGGGCGGGTGGGGACCCGTGGATGCCGGTCCGGGCCGAGGGGGCAGTTGCATGATGCGCGGAGTGCGGGAACTCGTTCTGCTGGGCGCACTCTGGGGCGTCTACTCGCTGTCCCGGCTGATCGCGTCGGCCGAGCCCCAACCCGCTCTCGCCCGGGCCCGGGCCCTGCTGTCGTTCGAGCAGAACACCGGCCTCGACCTGGAGCGGGGCCTCAACCGGTTCGTCGTGCAGCACGAATGGCTCGGTGTGGCGGCGAGTTTCTACTACGCGGCCGCGCACTACCTGGTCACGGCGGCGGTGCTGGTGGCGCTCTGGGCCGCCGGGCGCCCGGCCTACCGGAGGGCCCGCAACGCTCTGGTGCTGGCGACGGTGATCGCCCTGTCCGTCTACCTGACGCTGCCCACGGCTCCGCCGCGCTTCCTGCCCGGCTACACCGACGTCCTCGCCTCGAGCGCCCGTCTGGGCTGGTGGAGCCACGGCGACTCACTGCCCGGGGGCCTGGGCCGGATGACCAACGAGCTCGCCGCCATGCCCTCGATGCACGCCGGCTGGGCGTTGTGGGTGGCACTGGCGCTGCACCTGGTCACCACCAACCGCCTGCTGCGCGGGCTGGGCTGGCTGCACGCGGTGCTGACCGCCGCGGTCGTGGTCGGCACGGCGAACCACTGGTTGGCGGACGTGGCGGCCGGGTGGCTCGTGGTCGCGGCGGCCTGGGTGGTGGTCGGGTACGTGGTCAGAACGGTCGGCGCCCGGAGCGCGGCCGGCAGCCCGGCCCCGGGCGACGGTCCCGTCAGTCGAGCTGAGGCTGGTAACCGGCGGCCCTGAGGTCGTTCACGACCTGCTCGCAGTGCGCCGGGCCCCGGGTCTCGAGCCAGAGCGCGACCTCCACCTCGTTCACCGGGGTGTGCGGGCCGGTGCGCACGTGCTCGACCTCCATCACGTTGGCGTCGGTGTCGGCCAGGCACATGAGCAGCGCGGCGAGCGAGCCCGGGCTGTCGGGCACCCGCACCTGCAGCCGCAGGTAGCGCCCGGCCGAGGCCAGGCCGTGCCGGATCAGCCGCATGAGCAGCAGCGGGTCGACGTTGCCGCCGGAAAGCACGGCCAGCGCCGGGGTCTCGATCTCGAGCCCACCGCCGAGCAGGGCCGCGACGGCGACCGCCCCGGCCGGCTCGATCAGCAGCTTCTGCCGTTCGAGCATCAGGATCAGGGCCCGCGAGATGGTCTCCTCGTCGACCGTGACCACCTGGTCGACCAGGTTCTCGACGATCGCGAAGGGCACGTCCCCGGGCCGGCCGACCGCGATGCCGTCGGCCATCGTGCTCATCGAGGGCAGCGACTCGGGCCGGCCCGCGGCCAGCGAGGGAGGGTAGGCGGCGGCGGTCTGGGCCTGCACGCCGATCACCCGGATGTCGGGACGGCGTGCCTTGAGCACCGTCGCCACCCCGGCCAGCAGCCCTCCGCCCCCGGTGCTGACCAGAACCGTCTTCACCTCGGGGCACTGCTCGAGGAACTCCAGCGCGATCGTGCCCTGCCCGGCCACCACGTCGGGATGGTCGAACGGGTGGATCATCACCGAGCCACTGGTCTCGGCGTGCTCGAGCGCACTGGCGAGACACTGGTCCACCGTGCTGCCCGTGAGCACCACCTCGGCGCCGTAACCGCGGGTGGCGTCGAGCTTGG
This genomic interval carries:
- a CDS encoding phosphatase PAP2 family protein yields the protein MRELVLLGALWGVYSLSRLIASAEPQPALARARALLSFEQNTGLDLERGLNRFVVQHEWLGVAASFYYAAAHYLVTAAVLVALWAAGRPAYRRARNALVLATVIALSVYLTLPTAPPRFLPGYTDVLASSARLGWWSHGDSLPGGLGRMTNELAAMPSMHAGWALWVALALHLVTTNRLLRGLGWLHAVLTAAVVVGTANHWLADVAAGWLVVAAAWVVVGYVVRTVGARSAAGSPAPGDGPVSRAEAGNRRP
- a CDS encoding serine/threonine protein kinase codes for the protein MPDVAPLLAADPEQVAGYRLTGRLGAGGQGVVYLGVSPDGELAAVKMLRVEDDRSREQFAKEVVAARRVAPFCTAQILAYEMDGPSPYVISEFIEGPSLQQYIAERGPLTGTRLQRLAIGTSTALAAIHQAGVVHRDLKPANVMMSPEGPRVIDFGIARDLSQDTTKVSKLFGTPAYMSPEQLRAERVGPATDMFAWGSVMVFAATGRAPFEAPHMMAAINKIANEEPDLTGVPPELLSVLRRCFSKDPAFRPSAQQSLSMLLGRPADPANAENSTVVLAEATQLVEASSTGPTVNHPDGRTVSAPDARLTMVHRSSLGETRVESSLEDASAHPGLPSHPGFSGGNASAGFAGAGAGSGAGSGSGSGTGSGSVRGSVRGSVPGVASGAASGVSGGVRGAARTGTTGPVSPGMPPGSSGPVPGSGSADAPVWGTYTPSASSSAGSGQPAGRGNSSQSGRPGQAGQPGQAGQAGQPGQPGQTGQPGQPGQPGQPGQPGQPGQPGQPGRSGPASQPGSGQSSGWNPRPAAYPPPQSARPNPSQSSWQPAQNPSAGPGHSQVSGGQVSGGQVSGGQVSGGQVSGGQVSGSQPSAGQLHNGSFHNGQPRNGQALGGRPNGGQGHSGQMRNSQAHSGGQVHNAPVPTRPQAPQNHQGWGTWAPQPPSASNGQAPHTPQPGGQGWNPHGPQATSGWGSGPSGLSGSRSPGGPAGSNGARNGGPGRSALLLAAVAVVALVAAGVVWNALLDDSSTGGRRSSTSSDDSDTTPNGSKNPVDPDQCGGRLNAGADQGDDSACVSGGSTRPSGAASSSSSESGSDDEDDAELAPIGTLPYPLEGTWEGKVQQPNGSTPTFTVRLELTGGEKRPGTMTMIDMGCVSNLTVISAGATTAKLNAPVKKADDPQDTCARRGELILLESGTDTLSYTWTDRDHSTNTALGTLKRVD
- a CDS encoding serine/threonine-protein kinase; this translates as MPDATELRTGDPAEVAGYRIVRRLGQGGQGVVFLAVGDDGGKVAIKQLRQVEDKQARRRFAKEVSAARRVAPFCTARIISFELEGEIPHVVSEFIEGPSLQRLVRDDGPVSGTKLERLAIGTVTALAAIHQAGVVHRDFKPANVMVSPDGPRVIDFGIARDMSSETTVTSRIFGTPAYMAPEQIRNERVSPQTDMFAWASVIAFAATGRAPFDSGHMMAVVHRITTMEPNLDAVPDSLVDVLRQCLTKDAKQRPTAQQTLAMLLGRPTPSRDVANPTAVLAEGSRIARTSAVGGGASAGASAGGGLTAGTSAGVKGDDGPGGLGGGSRPKAAGGAAEGTGGSDAGEVGEGSAVRPAEDAEGAAGSVRDAAGASAEDAAGGTGRPAAPGAADGENAPGAPARTSAGSAVEVGRAANLDDDTVPTPVMRRADASGAKPSSTGAGSSGAASTGAASAAAPPTEASAARATPAPDSGPETAPTVETGMGYSRPLPLTDTASRTSPPKTASPKTTSPKGTPSQTVQPKATPPARASAQPAQPAQPKGAHPEGTQPKGTRPKPAALARPEASSRGGEGTKGPERPQSTQATVSTKPSGTPQATPRTPRTKPGGLDAPIYGTPETGRLSAKPELPTQQQITRDPGPATAFGSSLRLVPAVILIAILLVTGGGLALRGLLDGDQTGDQTGDVPAGQGESGAGQDPGPGASALLPDWSTGSWIGTATQPNGRVKTWTVTLTLTAGQNSGRMSIAELGCEASLGDVSGLGDSLRMTATTQQDDWGQCAGSGDVALVRVDDDTVQFAWQDETQPANQATAELTRQ
- the ilvA gene encoding threonine ammonia-lyase, producing MSALPVTEADVEAAAQLLEPVIRRTPVVRSRALSDLLGGPVYLKCENQQRAGSFKIRGAYTRMARLSDEEKARGVVAASAGNHAQGVALAARLLGIEARVYMPVGAPLPKLDATRGYGAEVVLTGSTVDQCLASALEHAETSGSVMIHPFDHPDVVAGQGTIALEFLEQCPEVKTVLVSTGGGGLLAGVATVLKARRPDIRVIGVQAQTAAAYPPSLAAGRPESLPSMSTMADGIAVGRPGDVPFAIVENLVDQVVTVDEETISRALILMLERQKLLIEPAGAVAVAALLGGGLEIETPALAVLSGGNVDPLLLMRLIRHGLASAGRYLRLQVRVPDSPGSLAALLMCLADTDANVMEVEHVRTGPHTPVNEVEVALWLETRGPAHCEQVVNDLRAAGYQPQLD